A single region of the Gracilibacillus caseinilyticus genome encodes:
- a CDS encoding 5'-nucleotidase C-terminal domain-containing protein — protein MKLRSKWKVTSLFLVCLLFFTQLTSAFVPVVQLNAAENNTEDLFISEYIEGSSNNKALELYNTTGEAIDLSSYTLELYSNGKTSVQSILQLSGTLSDGDVYVIANSSASAEIKAVADLLHNVSNFNGNDAITLKKNSEIIDVIGEVGNDTEYAKDVTLVRNVSVLSGNPRFDASEWSEYPQDTLTYLGSYGEEGDSSGGDPTEPGEVVSIADARQQANGNEVTIEGVVTSGNLANPNGTQLSYYIQDQTAGINLFSLDGTGYTELTEGDHIKVTGELAEYNGLKEIVPASNEAIEVSAKGVALPSPAAVTIAELNNAEVAEPLEGQLVQVTGYVESIPDSPAGGGYNISLINSALNSTTLRVMEGTIDPSTLEEGKWYDITAVLSQYNSYQLFTRKAADVQLAEGQPEGPDASGEYTATVDYVTDGDTIRLQEGVLGSDRVRFINIDTPELSVDGANGVDEANQKEHAQAAKDRLSELLQPGDQITLKIGEEATDQYGRLLAEVINNDGINTNLEMVEEGLATTYFIWPVGDEEVYQTYQDTVEAAIDNELGIWNPENPLKELPFEYRAITEGGDFHRYVGNSETMVYVEPTEYEEVPVEKRIFFASAQEAEAQGYTAAGGTDPDSEMLEVQLLSMNDLHGKIDQEYTLNLDGGDAIYGRMDYTASAIKEREQENENTLLVHAGDMIGGSSPVSALLQDEPTVEIMNEMGFDVGTLGNHEYDEGLGELNRMIDGGDHPEGLGTEGYGGMNFDMICANCMEEDTGETFLPPYVIKEVDGVEIGFVGVNTQETMNMVMPSSLENVAFTDETEAVNDAVEELQEQGVESIVVLAHMSATQSGAAASGAAADLAKGVNDAVDIIFAAHNHQVVDGVVDNKWIIQASEYGKAFADVDLQIDRETKDIEEVEAEVVFVKQEDYQPDPAVKDILDRYQSEVETIINEEIGYNGQELTGQYTNDGDHGLGNLIADGMKWAMDADFAMHNGGGIRDSLDVGPITWGEVFNILPFANTLMSVDIKGKDLIPILNNNLSSYGSDYSVSGLHYTYNYDYQHVVDITLPDGTPIDPEATYTLATNNYIGTQDGPIKNLGTNVQMGPVDVDAAVDYLKHLDTTQANPLVIGPEGRIAQTDEIPDIDTEGEVIGYNAQDLMGAYTNGKDHGLGNLITDSMKAEMDTDFAVTNGGGISSTLLKGDITAESLDKILKHGNTLVKMEVTGAELESILNDQLSEDGSDYSVSGFHYQYDHAEQKVVSITLPDGEAVDPDEVYTLTTNNYLAESGVFASIDSEQEEGPVDVEALENYIVSLETTEINPLVYGSEGRISTVPVVIVPEIEDNNATVENEVIDNVPNHGTVIIDLSEEEHIDESKPLEVSFAKEQIAMLKEKQAELRIEKSDVTLAFPLSLFSGDENVTIKIEKLEEVEGALSTVYDFTIMEGNKMIHDFSDYGGVELSLKVNEKDVSDIDSMKIFYLNDETGEWEVIGGSYKNGKVTATTNHFSTFTVMLDTSSDGGDDTDPESPVNPEDPADPADPAGENNNTDGGNDSTDDNTDNNDASTVSNAGNTLPDTATSIFNYMLAGLFVFALGFLLMIRQRIKKS, from the coding sequence ATGAAATTACGGTCAAAATGGAAGGTCACAAGTTTATTTTTAGTATGTTTACTTTTCTTTACACAATTGACTAGCGCATTTGTCCCAGTCGTACAACTGAATGCAGCAGAAAATAATACAGAGGATTTATTCATCTCGGAATATATAGAAGGCAGCAGTAATAATAAGGCACTGGAGCTCTACAATACCACAGGTGAAGCAATAGATTTATCTTCATATACCCTGGAACTGTATTCAAATGGGAAAACATCTGTTCAATCTATATTACAATTATCCGGAACGTTAAGTGATGGTGATGTCTATGTGATTGCTAATAGTAGTGCTTCAGCTGAGATCAAAGCGGTAGCAGACCTCCTGCACAATGTTAGTAATTTTAATGGAAATGATGCCATTACCCTGAAGAAGAATAGTGAAATAATTGACGTTATTGGTGAGGTTGGTAACGATACAGAATATGCAAAAGATGTCACCTTAGTCCGTAATGTTTCCGTGTTATCCGGGAACCCAAGATTTGATGCATCAGAATGGTCGGAATATCCGCAAGATACGTTGACTTATCTAGGCAGCTATGGGGAAGAAGGTGATTCTTCAGGAGGAGATCCAACTGAACCTGGCGAAGTAGTTTCTATCGCAGATGCACGTCAACAAGCGAATGGTAATGAGGTAACCATCGAAGGTGTCGTTACTTCTGGCAATTTAGCTAATCCTAATGGTACGCAATTATCCTATTACATACAAGATCAGACAGCAGGTATTAATTTATTTAGCTTAGATGGAACAGGCTATACAGAATTAACAGAAGGAGATCACATTAAGGTTACAGGTGAACTGGCTGAGTATAACGGCTTAAAAGAAATCGTACCTGCTTCCAATGAAGCGATCGAGGTTAGTGCTAAAGGAGTAGCTCTGCCATCTCCTGCAGCTGTCACCATTGCAGAATTAAATAATGCAGAAGTGGCAGAACCGCTAGAGGGTCAGCTCGTTCAGGTTACAGGATATGTAGAATCGATTCCGGACAGCCCTGCTGGTGGCGGATATAATATATCTTTAATTAATAGTGCATTAAATAGCACGACATTACGTGTCATGGAAGGCACAATCGATCCAAGTACATTAGAAGAAGGAAAATGGTATGACATTACGGCGGTATTAAGCCAGTATAACAGTTATCAATTATTCACGCGAAAAGCAGCAGATGTCCAATTGGCAGAAGGACAGCCAGAAGGACCTGATGCAAGTGGTGAATATACCGCAACAGTTGATTATGTAACAGATGGTGACACGATTCGATTGCAAGAAGGCGTATTAGGCTCTGATCGCGTCCGTTTTATTAATATCGATACACCTGAACTTAGTGTAGATGGAGCAAATGGAGTCGATGAAGCGAATCAAAAAGAGCATGCACAAGCTGCGAAGGATCGTTTGTCAGAATTATTGCAGCCAGGCGATCAAATCACGTTAAAAATTGGAGAAGAAGCGACAGATCAATATGGCAGATTATTGGCAGAAGTCATTAATAATGATGGGATCAATACCAATCTGGAAATGGTAGAAGAAGGATTGGCGACCACTTATTTTATATGGCCAGTCGGTGATGAAGAGGTATACCAGACCTATCAGGATACTGTAGAAGCAGCAATCGATAATGAGTTAGGTATTTGGAATCCGGAAAATCCATTGAAAGAACTTCCGTTTGAATACCGTGCAATCACAGAAGGTGGCGATTTCCATCGTTATGTAGGTAATTCGGAAACGATGGTATATGTAGAACCTACCGAATATGAAGAAGTACCAGTCGAAAAGAGAATATTCTTTGCAAGTGCTCAGGAAGCGGAGGCACAAGGATATACAGCGGCCGGGGGTACAGACCCTGATAGTGAAATGTTAGAAGTTCAGCTTTTAAGTATGAATGATCTACATGGAAAAATCGATCAGGAATACACACTGAATCTTGATGGCGGTGATGCCATATATGGTCGTATGGATTACACGGCGAGCGCTATTAAGGAACGTGAACAGGAAAATGAAAACACGTTGCTTGTCCATGCTGGTGATATGATCGGTGGAAGCTCGCCAGTATCAGCGTTATTACAGGATGAGCCGACAGTAGAGATCATGAACGAAATGGGCTTTGACGTTGGTACGTTAGGGAATCATGAATATGATGAAGGCTTGGGTGAGCTAAATCGTATGATCGACGGTGGAGACCATCCAGAAGGTCTAGGTACAGAAGGATACGGTGGTATGAATTTTGATATGATTTGTGCCAACTGTATGGAGGAAGATACAGGTGAGACATTCCTTCCGCCATATGTCATTAAAGAAGTAGATGGTGTAGAAATTGGTTTTGTTGGGGTGAACACACAGGAAACGATGAATATGGTAATGCCATCATCGTTAGAGAATGTAGCATTTACCGACGAAACAGAAGCTGTCAATGATGCAGTTGAGGAACTGCAGGAGCAAGGCGTAGAATCCATTGTTGTATTAGCACACATGTCGGCTACACAGTCAGGTGCAGCTGCTTCAGGTGCAGCAGCTGATTTAGCAAAAGGTGTGAATGATGCGGTTGATATTATCTTTGCTGCTCATAATCATCAAGTCGTGGATGGAGTGGTTGATAATAAATGGATCATTCAGGCATCAGAATATGGAAAAGCTTTTGCAGATGTCGATCTTCAAATTGATCGTGAAACGAAAGATATTGAAGAGGTGGAGGCAGAAGTCGTTTTTGTAAAACAAGAGGACTACCAGCCTGATCCGGCAGTAAAAGATATATTGGATCGTTATCAATCAGAAGTGGAAACAATTATTAATGAAGAAATTGGCTATAATGGCCAGGAACTGACGGGTCAATATACAAATGACGGGGACCATGGTTTAGGAAATCTAATTGCAGATGGCATGAAGTGGGCAATGGATGCTGATTTTGCCATGCATAATGGTGGTGGTATTCGTGACAGTTTAGATGTTGGACCTATCACATGGGGTGAAGTGTTTAATATTCTGCCTTTTGCCAATACACTGATGTCAGTTGATATTAAAGGGAAAGACCTTATCCCGATTTTAAATAACAACTTGTCAAGCTATGGTTCGGACTACAGTGTATCTGGATTGCACTATACGTACAATTACGACTATCAGCATGTAGTCGATATTACACTCCCAGATGGTACACCAATTGATCCGGAAGCAACCTATACACTGGCAACAAACAATTATATTGGCACACAAGATGGACCGATCAAAAACTTAGGTACCAATGTACAAATGGGACCTGTCGATGTCGATGCAGCGGTAGATTATTTGAAGCATTTGGATACAACACAGGCGAATCCGTTAGTGATTGGTCCAGAAGGTCGAATTGCTCAAACGGATGAGATCCCGGATATTGACACAGAAGGCGAAGTGATTGGCTATAATGCACAGGATTTAATGGGGGCTTATACAAATGGGAAGGATCATGGCTTAGGAAATTTGATTACCGATAGTATGAAAGCAGAAATGGACACTGATTTTGCTGTCACCAATGGTGGAGGAATCAGCTCTACCTTACTTAAAGGTGACATCACTGCTGAATCGTTAGACAAAATTTTGAAGCATGGTAATACATTAGTGAAGATGGAGGTAACAGGGGCAGAGCTAGAATCGATTTTAAATGACCAGCTCTCTGAAGATGGATCTGACTACAGCGTATCAGGCTTCCATTATCAATATGACCATGCCGAGCAAAAAGTAGTTTCGATTACGTTACCAGATGGCGAGGCAGTTGATCCTGATGAAGTCTATACATTGACCACTAATAATTATCTTGCTGAAAGTGGTGTTTTCGCATCGATTGATTCTGAACAAGAAGAGGGCCCAGTTGATGTCGAAGCACTTGAGAATTATATTGTTTCCTTAGAAACGACAGAGATAAATCCGTTAGTTTATGGATCAGAAGGCCGTATTTCAACAGTGCCGGTAGTAATAGTTCCAGAAATAGAGGATAATAATGCTACTGTTGAAAATGAGGTCATCGATAATGTGCCAAATCATGGAACGGTGATCATTGACTTGAGTGAAGAAGAACATATAGACGAAAGCAAACCGCTGGAAGTTTCGTTTGCAAAAGAGCAAATAGCTATGCTGAAAGAAAAACAAGCGGAATTGAGGATCGAGAAGAGCGATGTTACCCTGGCTTTCCCACTTAGCCTTTTCAGTGGTGACGAGAATGTTACCATCAAAATAGAAAAGCTGGAAGAGGTCGAAGGTGCTTTAAGTACCGTTTATGACTTTACGATTATGGAAGGCAATAAAATGATCCATGACTTTTCGGATTATGGCGGAGTAGAGCTTTCGTTAAAAGTAAATGAGAAAGATGTATCTGACATTGATTCAATGAAAATCTTTTACTTAAATGACGAAACAGGCGAATGGGAAGTAATTGGTGGTTCTTATAAAAATGGTAAGGTGACAGCAACAACCAATCATTTCTCCACCTTTACCGTGATGCTAGATACTTCTTCAGATGGGGGAGATGACACAGACCCTGAGTCACCCGTGAACCCTGAAGATCCAGCAGACCCAGCAGATCCTGCTGGAGAAAATAACAACACCGATGGTGGCAATGACAGTACTGATGATAATACAGATAATAATGATGCTTCAACAGTTTCAAATGCAGGTAACACATTACCAGATACAGCAACATCAATATTTAATTATATGCTGGCAGGATTATTCGTGTTTGCATTGGGCTTTTTACTAATGATCCGCCAACGAATAAAAAAATCATAA
- a CDS encoding bifunctional homocysteine S-methyltransferase/methylenetetrahydrofolate reductase, which yields MPDILTSLRDRLVVADGAIGTLLYAHGVDRCFESYNLSHPDEILRVHQSYLDAGSEVIQTNTYGANYIKLTRFGLEDRVHHINSKAVKIAKSAAGDKAAVLGTMGGIRGVQKLVASRKEIVRSFKEQLFTLLLEGVDGILLETYYDFEEIQEALQIAREETNIPIITNVSMHEPGVLENGISLPYALAKLEELGADVVGVNCHLGPYYMLKALESVPLLENAYLAAYPNASLPAYDNGKLVYSERTQYFEQCAKDFRDQGVRLLGGCCGTTPEHIRAFKDGVKDLTPLKEKEVKTITFTPEQQATPPQRVTLADKARQEHTVIVELDAPKHLDTNDFIEGVFALEKAGVDAITLADNSLATPRISNVAMAVKMKELGCKVKPLIHLTCRDRNLIGLQSHLLGMHTLGFDEILAITGDPTRIGGFPGASSVFDVTSFELTRLIKQCNQGLSFSGSSLKTKTNFQVAAAFNPNVANLEKAVKRMEKKIEHGADYFLTQPIFNHEQIIQLHRLTKNIDKPIFIGIMPLTSHRNAEFLHNEVPGMKLSDEVRSRMQQHQNRHDSRREGINIAKELIDTAIQYFNGIYIVTPFMHYPATAELTEYVHQQTKAVTKI from the coding sequence TTGCCAGACATTCTTACTAGTTTAAGAGATCGTTTGGTTGTGGCAGATGGCGCGATCGGTACACTGCTCTATGCTCATGGTGTCGATCGATGCTTTGAATCGTACAACTTAAGTCATCCAGATGAAATCTTACGTGTGCATCAATCTTATCTTGATGCCGGCTCAGAGGTGATCCAAACCAATACGTATGGGGCCAATTATATTAAACTGACACGTTTCGGTTTGGAAGATCGTGTCCATCACATTAATTCCAAGGCGGTCAAAATCGCTAAGAGTGCAGCAGGCGATAAAGCAGCAGTCCTCGGTACGATGGGTGGTATACGAGGTGTACAAAAGTTAGTAGCTTCGCGGAAAGAAATAGTCCGCAGTTTCAAGGAACAGCTTTTCACACTTTTACTTGAAGGTGTTGATGGGATCCTACTCGAAACCTATTATGACTTCGAAGAAATCCAAGAGGCATTACAAATTGCCCGTGAAGAGACGAACATCCCAATCATTACGAACGTATCCATGCATGAACCGGGCGTTTTGGAAAATGGTATCAGTCTCCCCTATGCATTAGCTAAGTTGGAAGAATTAGGGGCAGATGTAGTCGGTGTCAATTGTCACCTAGGTCCGTATTACATGCTTAAAGCATTGGAATCTGTACCTTTATTAGAAAATGCATATTTAGCTGCTTATCCGAATGCCAGCCTGCCCGCCTACGATAACGGGAAATTAGTGTATAGCGAACGCACACAATATTTTGAACAGTGTGCCAAAGATTTCCGTGATCAAGGGGTCCGATTACTCGGTGGCTGTTGTGGTACTACACCAGAGCATATCCGTGCCTTTAAAGACGGCGTCAAAGATTTAACACCATTAAAAGAAAAAGAAGTCAAAACCATTACGTTCACACCTGAACAACAAGCAACACCGCCACAACGTGTTACTTTGGCCGATAAGGCCAGGCAGGAACATACAGTAATAGTCGAGCTTGATGCACCTAAACATTTAGATACGAATGACTTCATCGAAGGTGTCTTTGCCTTGGAAAAAGCCGGTGTTGACGCCATTACTTTAGCAGATAATTCGTTAGCTACACCAAGAATCAGTAATGTCGCTATGGCAGTCAAAATGAAAGAACTTGGTTGTAAAGTAAAACCTTTGATTCATTTAACTTGCCGGGACCGCAATTTAATTGGGTTGCAGTCACACTTATTAGGCATGCATACCTTAGGATTCGATGAAATTCTCGCTATTACTGGTGATCCGACACGCATTGGCGGATTCCCTGGCGCATCCTCTGTTTTCGATGTTACGTCTTTTGAATTAACAAGATTGATTAAACAGTGTAATCAAGGGTTATCTTTTTCAGGCAGCTCTTTGAAAACCAAAACCAATTTTCAAGTGGCTGCAGCATTTAATCCGAATGTTGCCAATCTTGAAAAAGCAGTAAAACGGATGGAAAAGAAAATTGAGCATGGTGCTGATTATTTTCTTACCCAGCCAATTTTTAATCATGAACAAATCATACAATTACACCGGTTAACCAAAAACATTGACAAACCGATATTCATCGGGATCATGCCACTTACCTCTCATCGCAACGCAGAATTTCTTCATAATGAAGTGCCGGGCATGAAGCTGTCTGACGAAGTACGTTCACGCATGCAGCAACATCAGAATCGTCATGACAGCCGCAGAGAAGGAATCAATATTGCCAAAGAATTAATTGATACTGCCATTCAATACTTTAATGGCATCTATATTGTTACACCGTTTATGCACTATCCGGCAACAGCCGAATTAACAGAATATGTACACCAGCAAACCAAAGCTGTTACAAAAATATAA
- a CDS encoding nitroreductase family protein, whose product MSLQQLIKERRSIGSYLDKKVSIDQIQQMLETAVWVPNHKMTEPWRFVFLQEETKQKLAEINREVAKAKSHNASKEDLKVIGENAYQKVMNVPFIFFVINTLHEQEKLQEEDYASSSCLLQNFSLLAWEQGLSVFWKSGKLAFCEETAELIGLKDNERVVGQIHVGYPSKSQTPVPRTPAKNRITIL is encoded by the coding sequence ATGAGTTTACAACAATTGATAAAAGAACGTCGCTCGATCGGTTCGTATTTGGATAAAAAAGTTTCGATAGATCAAATCCAGCAAATGTTGGAGACGGCTGTTTGGGTACCTAATCATAAAATGACAGAACCGTGGCGTTTTGTATTTTTACAAGAGGAAACAAAACAAAAATTAGCTGAGATTAATCGGGAAGTAGCAAAAGCAAAAAGCCATAATGCTTCAAAAGAAGATCTAAAAGTGATAGGTGAGAATGCGTATCAAAAGGTTATGAATGTACCTTTTATTTTCTTTGTTATTAATACGTTACATGAACAAGAAAAATTACAAGAAGAAGATTATGCTTCATCCAGCTGTTTGTTGCAAAATTTCAGTTTATTAGCATGGGAGCAGGGCCTAAGTGTTTTCTGGAAATCTGGTAAATTGGCATTCTGTGAGGAGACGGCAGAATTGATCGGCTTGAAAGACAATGAGAGAGTAGTAGGACAAATTCATGTCGGCTATCCGTCCAAATCACAAACACCAGTACCAAGAACACCAGCCAAAAACCGCATCACGATTTTATAA
- the metE gene encoding 5-methyltetrahydropteroyltriglutamate--homocysteine S-methyltransferase, which yields MTTILSANLGYPRIGEKREWKKAIEAFWKGDINEASLLSQTKQLRLEALKKQKEQGLDLIPVADFSFYDHVLDTAVAFNIIPKRFQHHDPSALSTYFAIARGEKDAVAAEMTKWFNTNYHYIVPELKDTEPKLIENRALHYYQEAKQELDIDGKPVIVGPVTFVKLAKGYQEDELENWVNKLLPLYEQVLQELAEAGATWVQIDEPVLGTNLSEKEIEIVENVYQTIAQNVNGIQILLQTYFETVQNYKRVIQLPVSGIGLDFVHGDNLSIIQKFGFPSDKVLGAGIINGRNVWRADLEEKYQLLEEIKQAASVDTLIVQPSCSLLHVPVTKQLEEKLDNVVKGGLSFADEKLTELHTLTTALRDGKETVKEAFLASTQAIDGLNQSEYRNQTPEAARQDAKRDLPFTERKKRQQEKLNLPLLPTTTIGSLPQTVEVKRTRTKWRKGEITNEQYEQFVEAETKKWIQIQEDLDLDVLVHGEFERTDMVEYFGEKLKGFAVTEFGWVQSYGSRCVKPPLLAGNVEWEKPITVKEIAYAQSLTDKPVKGMLTGPVTILNWSFVHEGLPRFNVQDQIALALEKEVLALEEAGVGIIQVDEPALREGLPLDRLKWPAYFDAAVNAFLLATSTVKPETQIHTHMCYSEFGEIYEAIDGLDADVISIETSRSHGEMVETFETNDYKKDIGLGVYDIHSPRVPTLEELEANIKRALETIDVEQFWINPDCGLKTRQEPETIAALEKMVEAAKLARKEYAAIKQN from the coding sequence ATGACTACTATTTTAAGCGCAAATCTAGGGTATCCACGTATTGGTGAAAAAAGAGAATGGAAGAAAGCAATTGAAGCATTTTGGAAAGGCGACATCAACGAGGCGTCACTATTAAGCCAGACCAAACAATTAAGATTAGAAGCTTTAAAGAAACAGAAAGAACAAGGATTAGATCTTATTCCAGTAGCCGATTTTTCTTTCTATGACCATGTATTAGATACGGCGGTTGCGTTCAATATTATTCCAAAAAGATTCCAGCACCATGACCCATCCGCATTGTCTACTTATTTCGCTATTGCTCGTGGTGAAAAAGATGCAGTGGCTGCAGAAATGACCAAATGGTTTAACACCAACTATCATTACATCGTACCTGAACTGAAGGATACTGAACCAAAATTAATCGAAAATCGTGCCCTTCACTATTATCAAGAAGCGAAGCAAGAATTGGATATTGACGGAAAACCGGTAATCGTCGGTCCTGTAACATTCGTTAAATTAGCGAAAGGCTATCAGGAAGATGAATTAGAAAACTGGGTTAACAAATTATTACCTCTATATGAACAAGTACTTCAAGAATTAGCAGAGGCTGGTGCTACCTGGGTACAGATTGATGAGCCTGTATTAGGAACGAATCTTTCTGAGAAAGAAATCGAAATTGTTGAAAATGTTTATCAAACAATTGCCCAGAATGTCAATGGTATTCAAATCCTTCTGCAAACGTACTTTGAAACGGTTCAAAATTACAAGCGTGTTATTCAGCTTCCAGTAAGCGGTATTGGATTAGATTTTGTCCATGGTGATAATTTATCAATAATACAAAAATTCGGTTTCCCATCTGATAAAGTTTTAGGAGCAGGTATTATAAACGGCCGTAACGTATGGCGCGCGGACTTAGAAGAAAAATATCAACTGCTGGAAGAAATTAAACAGGCAGCATCGGTTGATACACTCATTGTGCAGCCTTCTTGTTCCTTATTACATGTACCGGTTACCAAACAGTTGGAAGAAAAGCTTGATAATGTGGTCAAAGGCGGATTGAGCTTTGCCGATGAAAAACTAACAGAGCTACATACGTTGACCACGGCTCTTCGTGATGGAAAAGAGACTGTTAAAGAAGCATTTCTTGCAAGTACACAGGCCATTGATGGATTAAACCAATCAGAATATCGTAACCAAACACCTGAAGCAGCAAGACAAGATGCGAAACGCGATTTACCTTTTACCGAAAGAAAAAAACGTCAGCAGGAAAAGCTCAACCTTCCTTTATTACCGACAACAACAATTGGAAGCCTGCCACAAACTGTTGAAGTGAAACGTACCAGAACGAAATGGCGCAAAGGTGAAATAACGAATGAGCAGTATGAACAATTTGTGGAAGCAGAAACGAAGAAATGGATTCAGATTCAAGAAGATTTAGATTTGGATGTGCTTGTCCATGGTGAATTCGAACGTACTGATATGGTCGAATACTTCGGTGAGAAGCTCAAAGGTTTTGCCGTTACCGAATTTGGCTGGGTACAATCCTATGGTTCCCGTTGTGTGAAGCCGCCACTACTTGCTGGTAATGTTGAATGGGAAAAGCCGATTACAGTGAAGGAAATTGCTTATGCCCAGTCCTTAACTGACAAACCTGTAAAAGGGATGCTGACTGGTCCTGTTACAATCCTTAACTGGTCTTTTGTTCATGAAGGGCTGCCTCGTTTCAATGTACAGGATCAAATTGCTTTAGCACTTGAAAAAGAAGTATTGGCGCTCGAAGAAGCAGGTGTTGGTATTATCCAGGTTGATGAACCTGCATTACGTGAAGGCTTGCCACTTGACCGCTTAAAATGGCCAGCTTATTTCGATGCAGCAGTAAATGCCTTTTTATTAGCAACATCGACGGTGAAGCCTGAAACACAAATTCATACACATATGTGCTATTCTGAATTCGGCGAAATCTATGAAGCCATCGATGGGTTAGATGCCGATGTAATTTCGATCGAAACATCTCGCAGTCACGGTGAAATGGTGGAAACATTCGAAACAAATGATTACAAGAAAGATATCGGACTCGGTGTCTATGACATCCACAGCCCTCGCGTTCCAACTTTGGAGGAGCTGGAAGCAAACATTAAACGTGCGCTGGAAACGATTGATGTAGAGCAATTCTGGATTAACCCGGACTGTGGTCTTAAAACCAGACAAGAGCCAGAAACGATCGCTGCTTTAGAAAAAATGGTAGAAGCTGCAAAACTGGCAAGAAAAGAATATGCTGCGATTAAGCAGAATTAA
- a CDS encoding galactokinase, which yields MELSNLVAKFQDVFQTTEQPRTFFAPGRINLIGEHTDYNGGHVFPAAISFGTYAVAVPRQDRTIRLFSENFADKGIFEVSLDDLAYKKEDDWTNFPKGMILYFQEEGYQIDKGFDVLIYGNIPNGAGLSSSASIELVTGVLLENLYQLDIDRIHMVQIGQKVENQYIGVNSGIMDQFAIGMGKKDNAMLLDCDTLHYEYAPIQLEQHDIIIINTNKRRELADSKYNERRSQCEQALADLQAKLDIKSLGELTPEQFEENRGLIKSDINQKRAKHAVYENARTIKALQKLKEGDLETFGQLVNQSHISLRDDYEVTGVELDTIADTAWQQEGVLGARMTGAGFGGCAIAIVEKTEVEQVKAAIDKAYQEKVGYAPIFYVAAIGDGAKEISL from the coding sequence ATGGAACTTTCTAACCTAGTAGCTAAATTTCAAGACGTTTTTCAAACTACAGAGCAACCTAGAACTTTCTTTGCCCCTGGAAGAATTAACCTAATTGGCGAGCATACCGATTACAATGGCGGACACGTATTTCCTGCAGCAATTTCTTTTGGAACTTATGCTGTAGCTGTTCCTCGTCAGGATCGTACTATACGCTTGTTCTCAGAAAATTTTGCTGACAAAGGTATCTTCGAGGTATCATTAGACGATCTAGCGTATAAAAAAGAAGATGACTGGACGAACTTTCCTAAGGGAATGATTCTCTATTTCCAAGAGGAAGGCTATCAGATTGACAAAGGATTTGACGTCCTTATCTATGGAAATATTCCAAATGGGGCTGGTCTCTCCTCCTCTGCTTCGATTGAACTGGTAACAGGCGTATTATTAGAAAACCTTTACCAACTGGACATTGACCGCATTCACATGGTGCAAATCGGGCAAAAAGTCGAGAATCAATACATCGGTGTTAACAGTGGTATCATGGATCAATTCGCAATTGGGATGGGCAAAAAAGATAACGCTATGTTATTAGATTGTGATACGCTACATTATGAATATGCACCGATTCAGTTAGAACAACACGACATTATTATTATCAATACGAACAAACGTCGTGAATTAGCAGACTCGAAATACAATGAACGCCGCAGTCAATGCGAGCAGGCTTTAGCAGATCTGCAAGCAAAACTGGATATTAAAAGCCTGGGTGAGTTAACACCTGAACAGTTTGAAGAAAATCGTGGCCTTATTAAGAGTGACATCAACCAAAAACGTGCTAAGCATGCCGTATACGAGAATGCAAGAACCATTAAAGCATTACAAAAGCTAAAAGAAGGCGATTTGGAAACATTCGGCCAACTCGTCAACCAATCACACATTTCATTACGTGATGATTATGAAGTAACAGGTGTGGAACTGGACACCATCGCTGACACCGCCTGGCAGCAAGAAGGTGTGCTCGGTGCTCGTATGACAGGCGCTGGCTTTGGCGGTTGTGCCATTGCCATTGTAGAAAAAACAGAAGTAGAACAAGTCAAAGCAGCGATCGACAAAGCTTATCAGGAAAAAGTAGGCTATGCGCCAATATTTTATGTAGCCGCTATTGGCGACGGTGCGAAAGAAATTTCATTATAA